The following proteins are co-located in the Procambarus clarkii isolate CNS0578487 chromosome 4, FALCON_Pclarkii_2.0, whole genome shotgun sequence genome:
- the LOC123750650 gene encoding prenylated Rab acceptor protein 1 isoform X3 encodes MEVDREQPSCFKKLLMQLPVQLQLASPAAREWITRSRENVRPWMVFVNTQKFKIPPNVQRWSKRLAKNIDYFQSNYMFVFLGLIIYCLITSPLLLIAVAASLGACYILSLKNAEKKIIIGGHELSLAHQYSAVGIVSLPIFYLAGAGAVLFWVLGASFFIIILHASFYNVESLIGSDEEPFDLQMEQV; translated from the exons ATTACTGATGCAGCTTCCTGTGCAATTGCAGCTGgcatcaccagcagccagagagtGGATCACACGCAGCCGGGAAAATGTTCGACCCTGGATGGTCTTCGTCAACACACAAAAGTTCAAG ATTCCACCTAATGTACAGAGATGGAGTAAAAGACTGGCCAAAAACATTGACTACTTCCAGTCCAATTACATGTTTGTGTTCCTTGGCCTTATTATATACTGCTT GATAACGTCCCCTCTTCTACTTATCGCTGTCGCTGCCTCACTGGGTGCATGCTACATCCTCTCCCTGAAGAATGCTGAGAAAAAGATCATCATTGGAGGCCATGAACTTTCACTTGCTCACCAGTACTCTGCCGTTGGCATTGTATCACTTCCAATTTTCTACTTGGCGGGGGCAGGCGCTGTCCTCTTTTGGGTCTTGG GTGCAAGTTTCTTCATCATTATTCTTCATGCCTCATTTTATAATGTTGAGAGTCTTATTGGCTCTGATGAGGAGCCTTTTGATCTGCAAATGGAACAG GTATAA